From the genome of Microcoleus sp. FACHB-672:
ATTTTCTTCATTTAACGCTTTAGCTTGTAAGTCAATAACAGATTTAATTTTTTGCTTTTCTGATTGACTTTGTTGTTTTTGAGCTGTGTAGTTGTCAACTTTTCTCTCTTGCGATAAATGTCTTGTTTCAACCCTTGCGTCTGCCTGGAAAGCAACTGCCAACCCTTGAAGCAGCAGGAATAAAAGAGTGCTAGCAGTTAAATAGAAGGGGTTGCTTTTCTGATAAATCATGTTTTTAGGAGATAGATTGATGTGTATAAAATTTAAACCACAGATAAACACAAATGATATTAAATCCATCTGTGTTTATCTGCGTTTATCTGTGGTTAATAATCTAATCCACACCCTCAATCGGCGCAAACCCTTGACGCTGGATGTTCTCCGTTACCGTTCGAGGTTCGAGGAATTGTAGCAAGTAATCTGGGCCACCGGCTTTGGAACCAACGCCGGAAAGCTTGAACCCACCGAAGGGTTGACGCGAGACAATTGCGCCGGTGATCCCCCGGTTGATATAAAGATTACCCACTTCAAACTCAACTTCTGCCTGTTGAATATGGGAAGGCGTGCGAGAATAAATGCCGCCGGTGAGGGCAAAATTCGTGCCGTTTGCGAGATTGATTGCTTCTTGGAAATTCTTCGCCGGCATCACAGAAAGCACCGGCCCGAAAATTTCTTCTTGGGCGATTTTAGCAGTGGGTGACACGTTCGTGAAAATCACCGGCCCGATAAAATATCCCGTACCGGGTGCCGGCATTTCTAAGGCAACTTCAGCTTCTGTGCGCCCCTTCTCAATATAATCCCGGATGCGCTCATAAGCGTTGGCATCGATCACCGGCCCAACTTGGGTACTTGGTGCTTCTGCTGGGCCAACATTCAGCGAACGGGTTGCTTCAACTAAGCGCTGCACGAAGGTATCATAAATCGGTTCCAGCACAATTACCCGCGAACAAGCTGAGCATTTTTGCCCACTGTAGCCAAATGCCGAATGCACTACACCGGCAACCGCTTGATCCAAGTCCGCACTCTCATCAACAATAATCGCATTCTTGCCGCCCATCTCTGCAATCACCCGTTTCAGGTGTTTTTGTCCCGGTTGCAGAATTGCGGCGTCGGCGTAGATTTGGCAACCCACTTCTTGAGAACCTGTGAAGGTAATCATGTGAACGTCGGGGTGCTTCACCATGTAAGAACCGACGCTAGAACCTTTACCGGGGACGTATTGGAAGACACCTTTGGGGATACCGGCTTCTACAAGAATTTCGGCTAGTTTTGCCGCAATTACCGTTGAAACCTCCGCCGGCTTTAATAAAGTACAGTTGCCGGCAACCAGAGAGGCAACCGTCATGCCGGTGGGAATTGCTAACGGGAAATTCCAGGGAGAAACAATCAGCGAAATGCCGCGCGGCTGGTAATTATAGCGGTTGGTTTCGCCGGCAATATCATAGTGATGACCTTGTTCCAGCCGTTCCATTTCATCCGCATAATACCGGCAGAAGTCAATCGCCTCCGAGACTTCCCCATCACACTCCCGCAGCGGTTTTCCGACTTCAAACAGCATCCAAGCAGACAGTTCATGCCGGCGCTTTTCCATCAATTCTGCCGCCTTTCGCAGTACCCCAGCGCGTTCCCTCACCGGCGTTTTTCGCCAACTGGGAAACGCATCCTTCGCTGCTTGAATCGCTTGCTGTGCCTGTTCCACAGACATCAGCCCGATTTTACCAATCACTTCACTCGGATCGGAAGGATTGATAGAATCCACCATTTGTGCAGTATTTTGATATTCCCCATTAATCAGCGGTAAATAGGTTTTACCCAGCTGCTGACGCACAGTTTGCAGCGCTTGCTGGGCTTCTTGCCGCAATTTGGCATTGGCATAGTCGGTATCCGCGACATTGGGGAAGACTGGGGAACCGCGATGGATTGAGTCTTTGCCATTGGGGGAGGGCGGCGCTAATAATTCCTCAATCGGGCGATCTTCCATGTTTTGCCGCAAGAAAGAACTATTGGCGGTATTTTCCAGCAGCCGGCGAATCAGGTAGGCCATGCCGGGGAGAAGATCGCCGTAAGGACAGTAAACGCGGACGCGATAACCTCGATCTGCTAAGCCTTTCGCCAGTTTATCGCCCATGCCGTAGAGAACTTGCATCTCAAACCGGCGCTTAGGAATATTCAGGGTTTCTGCAATTGCCATCGCCCGCGCTTGGGTTCGCACGTTATGGCTGCCAATCGCGGCATACAGATATTCGTGATTTTCCAGCAAAATTTGGGTTATTTTCTCAAAATTGGCATCCGTTGCCGCTTTATCGTTGTAAACCGGCTGCGGCCAATCTTTTTGCAGGGCTTTAATCGTTTCCTGATCCCAATACGCCCCTTTTACCAAGCGCACGGTAACGGGATTGCCGCGCTGTTTTGCCCACTCAATCAAATCCCGCAAGTCTTTTTCACTGTCGCGCAGATAGCCTTGGATGGTGATGCCGATATCTGTGCGGTTGCGGAATTCCGCTTCCATGAGGATTTGCTTAAGAATTGCCAGGGTTAAATCTTTATAGCAATACTGTTCCATGTCAAAGTGAACCGCCGCACCGGCTTCCTCGGCGTGGCGCAGCAGCGTGCGGATGCGATCACTCACCCGTGCTTCACTTCCTTTGGGATCGAGGGCGTCAAATTGCGAATAAAAGGCGGTTAACTTGACAGATACCTGAACTCGGGAAATATCTTCGCCATCTGCTTGATCAATGGCCGGCACGGTTGACCACTTTTTCGCCACCTCACTGAGCTGGCTGATCAGTTCTAGATAGCGATCTAGGTAAGATTGGGCCTCAATTTCCGTAATCACGGCTTCGCCTAACAAGTCAATCGTGAACGCCATTTTATCCTTACGCAGGCGTTCAATTGTCTTGATCACTTCCTTAATATTTGCGCCGGCAATGTACTTATGCGCTAAAGTTTCGACGGCTGTGGATACGGTTGTTGCCGCCACCTGTCCCGCCATCGAATCGCCCCCGCTAAAATTCATCAAGCCTTTGAGGGCGGCGGGCAGTTCCACTTCTTCAGCGGTTAGGTATTCTTGCAGGTGATGGGCAATTTCCGGTTTGCTGCGGAGTGCCGGCAAGCAGTCAATAAAGCGAAACAGTTGCACACGCAAACCAGGGTTACTCATCGCCCAAGCTAGCAATCTATCATCCGGGCGCATTTGGTCGCGGATCTGGGCAAAAAAGGAACGATTTTCTTTCGTTGCGGCTAATAGTTGTTTCGCAATTTCTTGGGTTTTAGCTTCGTAGGTGCTATTGGATATTTGTACGACCACAGCGGGAAGACTCCTAGTTCTGGGTGAGGCGTTTGTTTAAAACTTTCTCTTCTCTTCCATTGTGGCGTTGCACAGCCCAATTCAGCCACTCAATATTTATTAATTTATATAAAAACCAAAGATAAAATGAGACGTAATAAATGAGTGATGAAAAATTTGCTGTAGCTTTAACTACACTCGAATTATGATAAAGCTCACCAGGGAAAAAGCAATATTTAAAATATCTTCTTAAAGATTCGAGCAAGTCTTTCAACCGAGTAACTGTTGAACCGGCACCTTAATATCTGGAAAAGCCACCGGCACAATCTCTCCGGCTGTCAACGTTACCGTTTCAACATAGTCACCATTAACAGGTTGGCGAAATACATTAAGCTGCCGGTGTTTCAAATCCACAACCCAATATTCTGGAATTTCTGCGGCGGCGTAGGTTTTTCGCTTAACATCCAAATCTTTAACAAGGCTGATATTAGAAAACTCAATCAACCAAAAGATATCTTCGGGATAAGGATGATGTTGGCGATAGATTTGCCCAAATGGTTTAACAATTGCGAGATCGGGTTCCGGTTCTGAGTTGTTAGGCAAAGTGATGGGACGAGCTTCTCGAACTCTGGCACTCTTACCAAGAAGATTACTGAGATATTTGCCAACTTCGTCTCCAAGATAAGCGTGTTCTAAACCCTCTGGGGGCATTTCAATAATTTCTCCATTCAATAGTTCAACGTGCCGGCTTTCTAAAAGACCGACTTCTATCATACGGTGATAGTCATCCACCGTCCATTTAGCGATGGTTACAGTCATTTTGAATCTCCAATTAGAGGATGATTGCAACCGGCACATTGATCACAAGCAGAGTAGCCGGTTGGTTGTACAACTATTTTATCCTTTGCCTTTGCTACCGGTTAAGTTGGCGTGTCAATACCTGCCGGTTCTCTCAATGCTGGAATGTTAAACACCTTGCCTATTTAAAGCGATAGTCCGGCAGTTCGGCAGCAGTTTAAACACCGGCAATCACCAACATTCACAATTAGCCTGGGGTTTGAACCCCAGGCACGTTTCTCTGAGGGAATCTCCAAAGATTACCAGCTCAAAAAGACGTTTCTAACAACCGCTTACCGGCAGAAAATCAGCGTATTAGCCGGAATAAAACCCGTTACCGGCGCGGAAATGGGCACCCAGCCGCTTGCACCGCGATTCACAATCGTCACACGCTGAAGATTGGCTAAATTACCGAGAATAGGGCTGTTTGTCGAAGGAGACTGCCGCACACTCACCGCCTCAGCCGATGTGATTTGCCGACAATTGTCACCAGTTGTTGAAGTTTGGTTGGGCGGTACAGGTTGATCGCAAGTGCCGAGAAATTGGCCAAACACATAACCTTTTTGGGGAGATGAAATCAACACCCAGCCATCATTGCCAACACTATCGACAGTCAGCAGCGTTCCTTTCGCAACTGAGCCGGTGATCGGGCCATTTGGGCTGGAACGAACGTTGAGATCACTGGCATTTGTATTCACCCGCCGGCAGTTGGCTTGGGCGATCAGTTGATTTGTACCCTGATTCTGAAGTGCTGCTTGTCCGGAGGCAGAAGACTGGCTGCCTTGTGGCTGCGTGATGCCGGCAGATGCGGGAACGGAAAAAGTGCTGACAGACAGGGACAGCGAGGCAGTTACCGCGAGGGAAGTTTGCCAAAGATTCATTTTCATAAGAGAAAACTCCAAATCACACCAAAAGGATCTTGCCTTGTATTTTATAGCTCCTGAGGGGTGACAGGCAGAGGTGCGCGGGATTAGAGCAATTCCTGGGGCCGGTGATAATAGATGCAGGGGAGAGGGAGACGGAGAGAATTGCCCTCTATGCCCCATGCCCATACCTTTAGGTTGGCGAAGCCTTGCCCCATGCTCAATTCCCAATCCAATTTGCTATGAATGAACAGCGTTTGCAAGCTTACTCCGATCTCATCAACGCCCTGCTGACTTGTGAGAATGGCGAGGAAGGGGCAATTTTGAACAACCATATAGATTTGGTGGATGCGGAGTTAGTGTAGGAAGAAAAAATGAATCAAAGTAATTCTGCAAATGTTTATAACAACAGAACTTAGGAAAAAAGGCAGGAAGATTTATAACCAGCAATTGCTGCTTATCAGTAAGCTTTATGGCTGGAAACTTATACGACTATCGGCAAAAAAGTTGGTAGAATAACCTTGTCGGCAGGCCCCCTTTCTTCTCACAAAAATTTCGCCTCGATTCAATTCTTGCCAAAAGTCTCCAAGCTGCAACCAACTGATTTTAACTTCTTACTGTTCAAAATATTTAGCTTTGGCCGGCAGCGGCAAGCGATAAACCTTTCAGCGATCCTCAATCCTGAGCAGCTTTCTATGCCATTGGCAAATAAGTTTGAACAAAATCCTTAAAATTTGGAGAATAACTTAATGGAACCCACTAAGGTCATTGCTGAATTTCAAGACTGGCTGCAAAACCATCCTGAATACTTTCTACCGGCAGCTTGGCAAGATTTGCCTCAACTCGATGAAAATCTTGCAGAAGCAGACGATGATGAGTTGTTTCCCATTGCCATGACAATCAGTAAATGGTGCAGCCGACACAATCTCGGAGAAAAGCTAAGACAGAAGGCAAGTCAGGGCAAAGATATTGATGATCCGCAGGCGATGGATAACACGTTTACAGAAATCGAAAATATCACTCAAACCCTGCGTCAGAGCGTCCAAACTTGCTATGAGCAACTGAAGAAAAAAGCTCAAGAAGAACAATAATGACAATAGAAATATTTGATAAAATTTACAGAAATAGCTATATCAAATATTTGCTTGTTGCGTTCATAAAGTTTTAGTTGTTGAGAAAAATTTAATTAAAAAATCAAAATGATTACGGAACAAAACTTAAATGATTTTTGTAACAGAATGGAAATACGGCAACACTGGTTGTTACCAGCTCTCATCGCCTTTCTCAAACTAAATTCGGTTAAAATGAAGGGCATTTGAGCGAGTGTGTCTCACGCACCCGACAGGATTTTGCTTCGCAAAAAATAGGTCTCAGTTAACCGGATTTGCTATTAGATGGATTAGGGACAGCCATTTGAGTAGTAGCAAAGCATTCGGGCAGAGCAATTAAAAGGCATCGCCTGATTTTTGTCCCCAAATGCTAGCGCTAACGCGTCGCGGAGCAAATGCCCAGACTCCCTCACTTCAATCGGAGTTGCTATAGCTTTACAAGTGCTTCTGCTTGTTAACCAGAGTCTGCCGGCATAAAAAAATAGCTTGCCTCTCACAGAAAACCTAGGAAGCAAGCTATTTCTTCTTCGGACAAATTACCGGCTTGTTGCCTTACAGGTGCTTCACTTCAGACACCAACTTAGCAACCGCATCTTTCGCGCTGCCAAATAGCATCATTGTCTTTTCCTTGTAAAACAGCTCATTCTCAATGCCGGCAAACCCAGCACTCATGCCGCGCTTAATCACGATCGTATGCTTCGCCTTATCCACTTCCAAGATAGGCATCCCATAGATCGGACTGCCGGCATCGTGACGCGCCGCCGGGTTCACCACATCATTCGCCCCAATCACCAGCGCCACATCCGTCTCATCAAACTGGGGATTGATGTCATCCATATCATAAAGCTGCGGATAAGGCACATTCGCCTCAGCCAGCAACACATTCATGTGTCCCGGCATCCGACCGGCAACGGGGTGAATGGCATACTTGACTTCCACACCCAGCCGTTCCAACTGATCGGCCAATTCCCGAACCGTGTGCTGTGCCTGGGCGACTGCCATCCCGTATCCCGGTACAATCACCACAGAGCGCGCATAGCCCAACATCATCGCCGCTTCTTCGGGATCGACGCTGCGAACCGTCTTGTCCCCAACATCCCCACTGGCACCGCCAGCAGCAGCGGAACCGCCCCCGCCAAATGCACCAAATAGCACACTTGTCAAGGAACGGTTCATTGCCTTACACATAATCTGGGTCAGAATTAATCCCGACGCCCCAACCAGTGCACCGGCGATGATCAGCATATTGTTCATCACGATAAAGCCGGCCACACTTGCCGCAACCCCAGAATAAGAGTTGAGCAGTGAAATCACCACCGGCATATCGCCCCCACCAATCGGCAGGACAAACATCACACCCAGCACCAGCGAAACTGCTGTCAGTCCCAGCAACACCGTAGTATTAGCCGGTGTCACACACAGATAAATACTGCCGGCAAGTAACGCCACCAACAGCAGCGCATTCACAGGTTGCTGCAAGGGGAACGTAATCGGCGCACCCTTAAGGATGCCTTGCAATTTCGCAAATGCAATCAAACTGCCGGTGAACGTAATTCCGCCGATCAACACGCCCAAAATGATCGTGATGTTGGCATCAAGCGGCACCACATCCGAATGACTGCTAACGCGCCAGTATTCACCAACCGCCACCAAAGCCGAAGCAGCGCCGCCCAAACCGTTCAACACGCCCACCATCTGGGGCATATCTGTCATCGCCACGCTCTTGGCCATGATCACGCCCAAAATCGAACCGATGATGATTCCAACCAGAATCATCTCGTAGTTCAATACCGAACGCTCTAGCAGGGTTCCGACGATCGCGATCAACATCCCAACTGCTGCCAGCACATTGCCCTGACGCGCCGTTGCCGGTGAACCCAACTGTTTCAAACCAACAATAAATAAAGATGCTGCAACTAAATAGCTCAGCTGAATGCCTGAGGGAAGAAAATCGCTCATGCTTTCACCTCTTTTTTCTTAAACATTTGCAACATCCGATCAGTCACTAAAAAGCCACCAACCACGTTAATGGTGGCCAAAATAATCGCAATCAAGCCCAAAATCACTGTGACATTCCACTCGCGATCGCCGGCAATCAGCAGCGCCCCGATCACCGCAATCCCTGAAATCGCATTCGATCCAGACATCAAAGGCGTGTGCAGCGTCGGAGGC
Proteins encoded in this window:
- the pruA gene encoding L-glutamate gamma-semialdehyde dehydrogenase, producing the protein MVVQISNSTYEAKTQEIAKQLLAATKENRSFFAQIRDQMRPDDRLLAWAMSNPGLRVQLFRFIDCLPALRSKPEIAHHLQEYLTAEEVELPAALKGLMNFSGGDSMAGQVAATTVSTAVETLAHKYIAGANIKEVIKTIERLRKDKMAFTIDLLGEAVITEIEAQSYLDRYLELISQLSEVAKKWSTVPAIDQADGEDISRVQVSVKLTAFYSQFDALDPKGSEARVSDRIRTLLRHAEEAGAAVHFDMEQYCYKDLTLAILKQILMEAEFRNRTDIGITIQGYLRDSEKDLRDLIEWAKQRGNPVTVRLVKGAYWDQETIKALQKDWPQPVYNDKAATDANFEKITQILLENHEYLYAAIGSHNVRTQARAMAIAETLNIPKRRFEMQVLYGMGDKLAKGLADRGYRVRVYCPYGDLLPGMAYLIRRLLENTANSSFLRQNMEDRPIEELLAPPSPNGKDSIHRGSPVFPNVADTDYANAKLRQEAQQALQTVRQQLGKTYLPLINGEYQNTAQMVDSINPSDPSEVIGKIGLMSVEQAQQAIQAAKDAFPSWRKTPVRERAGVLRKAAELMEKRRHELSAWMLFEVGKPLRECDGEVSEAIDFCRYYADEMERLEQGHHYDIAGETNRYNYQPRGISLIVSPWNFPLAIPTGMTVASLVAGNCTLLKPAEVSTVIAAKLAEILVEAGIPKGVFQYVPGKGSSVGSYMVKHPDVHMITFTGSQEVGCQIYADAAILQPGQKHLKRVIAEMGGKNAIIVDESADLDQAVAGVVHSAFGYSGQKCSACSRVIVLEPIYDTFVQRLVEATRSLNVGPAEAPSTQVGPVIDANAYERIRDYIEKGRTEAEVALEMPAPGTGYFIGPVIFTNVSPTAKIAQEEIFGPVLSVMPAKNFQEAINLANGTNFALTGGIYSRTPSHIQQAEVEFEVGNLYINRGITGAIVSRQPFGGFKLSGVGSKAGGPDYLLQFLEPRTVTENIQRQGFAPIEGVD
- a CDS encoding Uma2 family endonuclease; this translates as MTVTIAKWTVDDYHRMIEVGLLESRHVELLNGEIIEMPPEGLEHAYLGDEVGKYLSNLLGKSARVREARPITLPNNSEPEPDLAIVKPFGQIYRQHHPYPEDIFWLIEFSNISLVKDLDVKRKTYAAAEIPEYWVVDLKHRQLNVFRQPVNGDYVETVTLTAGEIVPVAFPDIKVPVQQLLG
- a CDS encoding SH3 domain-containing protein, whose product is MKMNLWQTSLAVTASLSLSVSTFSVPASAGITQPQGSQSSASGQAALQNQGTNQLIAQANCRRVNTNASDLNVRSSPNGPITGSVAKGTLLTVDSVGNDGWVLISSPQKGYVFGQFLGTCDQPVPPNQTSTTGDNCRQITSAEAVSVRQSPSTNSPILGNLANLQRVTIVNRGASGWVPISAPVTGFIPANTLIFCR
- a CDS encoding NAD(P)(+) transhydrogenase (Re/Si-specific) subunit beta, with the protein product MSDFLPSGIQLSYLVAASLFIVGLKQLGSPATARQGNVLAAVGMLIAIVGTLLERSVLNYEMILVGIIIGSILGVIMAKSVAMTDMPQMVGVLNGLGGAASALVAVGEYWRVSSHSDVVPLDANITIILGVLIGGITFTGSLIAFAKLQGILKGAPITFPLQQPVNALLLVALLAGSIYLCVTPANTTVLLGLTAVSLVLGVMFVLPIGGGDMPVVISLLNSYSGVAASVAGFIVMNNMLIIAGALVGASGLILTQIMCKAMNRSLTSVLFGAFGGGGSAAAGGASGDVGDKTVRSVDPEEAAMMLGYARSVVIVPGYGMAVAQAQHTVRELADQLERLGVEVKYAIHPVAGRMPGHMNVLLAEANVPYPQLYDMDDINPQFDETDVALVIGANDVVNPAARHDAGSPIYGMPILEVDKAKHTIVIKRGMSAGFAGIENELFYKEKTMMLFGSAKDAVAKLVSEVKHL
- a CDS encoding NAD(P) transhydrogenase subunit alpha, which translates into the protein MAEGLIAGLVVFVLASFVGFEVINKVPPTLHTPLMSGSNAISGIAVIGALLIAGDREWNVTVILGLIAIILATINVVGGFLVTDRMLQMFKKKEVKA